The Brassica napus cultivar Da-Ae chromosome C7, Da-Ae, whole genome shotgun sequence genomic interval gtgctaagtttgctctgtaTCGCCCTCCCCTTtgcctctcacctaggactccttatatacttacTCCTAGGCCGGTTTGCGCCTTTTCCCTTCTGcctttaagccgtcatagctcaaaaatggagatattcccattttcccgatcttcctgATTATCTCccgaaacttcacatttatccgcggaaacttgacatttatcttgccttacgaaccaagcataaaccgtcataaggctTATGGGTTTTCAGTTTAGAGATCGTAAGTGTGCTTCGAGTgcgttttaggtctctttgggccgtctttgactcgaaacgtttattacggtgtcttcgataaaaacaaacttcccgcggtttttatcataaagtttgactgatgacttcgagtgatgagaaacaaagaatggtttagccatggcctacgggagatatcattaaagagtagacgagaatgcatggatttgtgttgtatcgacgttttgggaaaCTCATTTGCAACTACCTTATACGGTTAGAAAAGCTTCGTCGCAAATAGAAATAGTTGCAAATCCGTTGATAATTTGCAACTAATTTGCAACTACAAAACTTAGTGGTACATTAGCCACTATACAACAACTCGAAAAATGGttgcaaatatttatattgttgtTACCAATTAGCAACTAATTTATTTCACAAAATGTTTATCGCTAATTAGCTACTACTTTGGTTAATGCAACTGTATAATATTAGGTAGTCTCAATTAAGTCACAAAATATAGTGACTATTTTGCAACTGCATTGTTATAAGTAGAGCGACTGATTTGCAACTACACACTTTTGAGAGTTGCAAAATTGTCACAAAATATAATGACTGATTTGCAACTATATTATTTGTATTGTTGTGGCAATATAGTTGGGATTATGCTGACTGATTTGTAACAACATTATTAGTATATTTAGTTGCTAAATTATAATCTGAAAGTAGAATATTAATAAAATCTAGTTTTGATACTAATTTTGGAACATCCATTGAATTCCttaaactttaaaatacaaaatacttaagatttttgttttatacaaATGGCAACTACTTATCTTTGCCAACCCAAAAAAGAGTTATGAACTACTTATCATTggcaaccaaaaaaataaatcataaactacTTATCTTTGCCAACCAAAAAAGAACTTATTAACTACTTATGGCATATGAGTAGTTGTCGCAGATGCAGACGCTGCAATCATAAACTCCGAGAATGATGGGTCTTTACCTTGCATATAGGTGAGCAGCATCTTCAAAGTATTGATCTGGCTTTGATGCTCTGCATCTCGAGCTGCTGTTTCAGCATCACGTCGAGCATTGGCTGCTGCGGTTTCAGCATCACGTCGAGTATTTGCCGCTGCTTGCTCTTCAATTAGACGTTGAGAAGCTTCAAGTTGTTGTTGCAAGTGTGAAAATGCAGAAGAAGTTGAAGTTCCAGGACCtccttttctctttttgttgCCATATAGTGGAAGAAGGCTACCAAGTCCATACTCATGTCCTCTCATATCCAAAGTAGTAGTCTGAAAATAATGAACTCTTTCACTTATTAATAGctaacaaaaatttattaaaaactttacAATGGTTTATATGGTTTACCTCAAGAAAGATCTCATTCATTTCAGCTGGTGAAAGCTCAGGAATGTAAGAACTATCACCACAAGAGCTTTGAGATTTTTCGAGTCAGCTTCCCACCATCACGATCAAACCTTGATGATGAAAAGAAGAAGTGGTTACAAGTAAAAAAACGTTTGCTATAAattcaaagaaataaaaatataagagaagAATGCAAATACAAACAAGATTTCTTTACAATTTGACAATTAAAAGGTATAGAAACCATAAAGTGAGAGAAAAACTAAAGATAGGGCATTGAAGCAAAGTTAACGACAAACAGAACAACAAAATGAAAGGAACAAAACCATAACTCAAATCCAATTGTTCAAAACAGAAACACCAAAGACAAATACCTAAATGTAAGAAACCAAAGTAAACACGTGTTAACAGATGTGTTACTAACACAGAGAAGAACCAAAAATCAATATGGAACGTGTTCAAAAAAACGTGTTACGTAACTTTGAATCTatgatcaaacaatcaaatataAACAGAGGAAATTCAACTATGGATATGAgaccaaagcaaaaaaaaaaaaaaaaaacaaatgaaattcTAAGGTGAACCAAATGaaatcaaacacaaacacaaaccaaactcaATGTATAAAGTGAGATCCTTTACCAAGTACTTCCCTCTTTTGGAACTAGAGATAAGACTGGAAGATGGTTTTCACGTCCAGGAATTGCAAGCAGGTCATCCAAAGTCATCGGATTTTGAGGGGGAGGAGGATGTGGGTTTTGAGTTTGATGCGGGTGCTGTTCCGTCGGGGAAGAAGAACCATCACGAGTCGGTGAAGAAGCAGACACGGGTGGGGACTGATGCAGAGTCTCTGACGGCGGTGAATTCTCCGGGGCAGACACGGAGTCTCTTGAATTAGAAGTGCTAGGGTTCGAGGCGAAGTAAATTCTTCTGGAAGAGCTACAAACGCCACCAGCTTGACTCGCACCACGAGTGGCACCACGACCACCACCGCGACTCGCACCACGACCACCACCGCGACCTTTCACTGATCTACCAATTCCAGACATCGTGACCTTTGTGTGAGTAGAGATTAGGTTAGAAGAAAGGGGCGTTGATTAAGGGTTtgttaatataaatgtattaaaCGTAGTCGTATTAGGGTGGGTAAAATATTTACTCTCAAAACATTAGGCGGGTTAATGTGAATTAGCCAAAATTTAGGGATAAATTTTTGGAGCCAAATTTGTAAGACCAAAGAGCAACTACTTCTAACAACTAGTTGCAAATTAGTaacaaattataataaatatccTATTATTTTGGAGTGTTTCTAATGAATTATGGTtgattttattatgtaaaataaactataatattaagaaaaatattttgctattattttggagcctttttaagaaaaagttgtaacatattataatatttgctattatattattatgaaattagtaatatttatttCTTGTGAATTTGTGGATCTCtggattttataaaataaactcaaactTGTTAAGCAATATagattttatttggtttattaGACTATTAGTAATTATATTTGAATAATTAagattattcatatatatatatatatattagagtaAAAACTTTGCAACTATAGAGCAATGACAATAAATTTTGTAGTTGCAAATATGTTACAAAACAACTGTATAAGCCTCGTTTTATAACTAAACTGCCACGCTTGTTCACAAATTAGTGTCAAATTAGTTGCACTTAACCCTATATATCGCAAAAgcaatttgttttatatttactaaACCATGAGACATTACATAGTATTATTCAAATTgattcaaattatatttattgtttttgtttattagttTACTAAGTGCATATGATCATCTAATTAAcgtaaattttaatattagtacTATCCGTAACTAATTTACGACTACCTGtgagaaccgaaattcgcactgtcgatttacgtttaaattaggaaactaggaaaaccctaatttcccagaggtcccggatctctgcgagagccaacggcaagtgaccaaatatatgcggaaatcatgaaaagataacaaacgagtttagagaaaacagtagatcttatttcgagtccgcgtgagagcgttgcgatcattacaagagatcataaaagctttggccgcaaaggctgtcagcgagttacctagttctagcggcctaaaagctcaaacctagttgactcgcagctcgataacaaaagacgaagaaaatacataaaaggtttttgattgatttcggactgaatcttatgaaaggctgcctacgtacccctttcgaggatcaagccgaacgtagttcaagagtgaaccaagagatcgaactgcttgtgcacgttcgtctggtaatcgggtgccattcatggaaacagagcatgtcgagaataatgcctcatagtttctaagtgccgagagttctgagtctcaaaaagttctccccccatgcctctcgcctaggactccttatacactggctcctaggtcggtttacgcttttcctcttctgcccttaagccgtcatagcataaaaatggagttattctattttttccgatctttgtaattatcttcaaaatttcgtatttatccgcggaaacttgacatttatctttccttgcgaaccaagcgtaaaccgtcatgcggcttacgggctgttggttaagaaatcgtaagttgggcctcgagtcatttcttaggtccctttgggccgtcttctgactcgaagcgtttattacggcttctttcgataaagaacgaactttctgcggtttttaccgtaaattttgatcgatgacttagaatggcgggaaacatgaaatgggttcgctacggtcttcgagagatagcatcgaagggtagacgagaatgcatggactaatgtcgtatcgaccgAGTTTGGCTTGTGCGTGGTCCGATGGCCATACTTGCGCTTGTCcgtggccgatttggatacgtgTCAGTTGCCTttggacaatcggtatttagtggttcgattgagattagaacaagattttaccgcaaggctcttcgtaaagatttctttacgaagattacttttcgtaaaaatgttcatgctgatttttacggactttcagacattgattctgtcgtgaccgattttgaccccaacatctaTTATGTTTCTGTaccaaaatattcttttactaTTTTGTGTCTGGATTGATACTTAACAGTCTATTACCACAAGATTTTAGATTGGTTCGGTGGAACTATGCGAAGCAATTGATGTACGTTAATTTTAAAGAAACTTGATTTTAGATCATTATATATAGCTAACTTTGAATCTTCCTCTATCTATTGATTTACAGCTCCTGGAGTCAGGTTTTGAGAGATAGATAGAGCATAAGCAATGTTATTCTTGTGGGAAACCCATAACTACACTCTCCCACAATGATATTCTAGTTGAATCAAAGAATCATACGGTTTTAGCCTCACAAAGAAGGTGTTCTCTGTTTTCTATAATTTGTTGACTAATGTTTAATTCATTTGTTGAATCAATTATTTTTCTGTATTCACTACCGTAGTTTAGTTCAAGGCTAAAGATATTGTTGAACTCATCACGGAGCTTGCATTTCTGAATCCAAAGGTGATTTTACTTTACTTAGTTATTACTAGACAAtcctttttaaattataaaaggCAAACtaaagttataaatttttatcttataaattcaacaaactatcaaaataaataatgtgggttaattttgaattaacataaaatttcaattttaaactctaaaattttaaacagtAATAGGTTCATGGTATCTAAATTTACACTAAATTAAATTAAGTATTTGTTATTCAGTAGGAAATCATCCAATATTCTATCTCAAATATGTTTTGTattttggtatatattttatttattaattgaaaACTTCTACAAACATGTATCCATTTTATAATgatatcaaaattattattgtatcatttcaaattttcaacTGCTTTGTTTCGATGCATGTACCTCTAATATTATGTGCTactgtttatataatatttattcacTTATGACAATGATCAAATAaatgtttcattattttaataactattatgttattttagatatttttatcaaagaaaattttatattattttattttcaaataaaacttaaattattttttttttgaaattttatttttaatttcacattttttatatttatatataatatttttttttaaaaaaaaaatagagatattttccttttcatatttacatatttggtaaaaaattatagtaaaagttgattaaatatatatattattaagaaaacataaatcaaagtGCTATTTTagtaatgacatatatataactagggtcggcccgggctacgcccgggtttttgtttaaattttgattttttattatatattttgtccgtatgtttattttgatatataaatattataatatattataaaaatataaatagctaaaaaattataaaatcattttcaagtatttattatttatgtctTACAAATTTCAATAATTTCAATATCCAAATATCTGGTATTTTTGTTAttggaaattatatataaggtAATGcgcaaaataataaaaaattgataaaattttagttatgtGTTTGATTGGTTGGATTGTAAAAATGTTTTACttcacttaattttttttataaattttgtttccaATTATTCTCTTAGTAATTTAATTGACCCtcacttttaaatatacaatccttttaaaatattttttcttaaaacactggtttaaaatttgtaatatcTTTCTACATTAAAAACTTACAACTAAATCACTAAAACCTAAAATCTACcaactaaatttttataacaaatttccTGCACCTACATCCTCAACTATTTAGACCCATGATCTAAATATTCATTtatcttaattatataaatttttatacaaaacttttttaaatGTACAAATTACACATAATTTTATCTTAGTTTTAAAACCATTGAATTCATAACTTTCGCATTGAATCTTAGGCATTTAAATATAGTTCTAAATATCGCTTTCCTAGAAGTCTTAATCAGTTATCTGACTGGTACTTGCCTTCATTGGATCCTTTCACTCGTTTTGATGGTCACAATTTTTTTGGTGTGGATGAATAAAATCCAGTGAACACAGCTGTACGTTTTAAGTTATGATCTGTATGGCTGGAAAACTTATTAACCTGAAGGCTCTAAAGGT includes:
- the LOC125589835 gene encoding rRNA 2'-O-methyltransferase fibrillarin-like; this translates as MSGIGRSVKGRGGGRGASRGGGRGATRGASQAGGVCSSSRRIYFASNPSTSNSRDSVSAPENSPPSETLHQSPPVSASSPTRDGSSSPTEQHPHQTQNPHPPPPQNPMTLDDLLAIPGRENHLPVLSLVPKEGSTWFDRDGGKLTRKISKLLW